A window of the Methanomassiliicoccales archaeon genome harbors these coding sequences:
- the hyfB gene encoding hydrogenase 4 subunit B: MGAAASLIALLTARKESFGAKLAFALLTLSALMGILTSIEVLIADDLVLEILAFPFLGAFRVHIDALSSFFLLAISIVGLATSLYSIGYVQHYSGHYSLAKMGSLLPIFFLSMCLVVAAGDVILFLVVWELMSLSSYLLVVYEHRDEGVRSSGWLYFVMTHLGTACIAACLLFISTSAGSTDFRSIALSSGEGISELARSLAFLLALVGFGTKAGVIPLHVWLPKAHPSAPSNVSALMSGVMVKVAIYMLIRTTFQFLGVAEGWWGLMLLLLGSVTAMLGVLYALAERDIKRSLAFSTVENVGIILIALGTSLVFFSHGQEKLAALALIACLLHVLFHSLFKSLLFLGAGAVVQATCTKDMERMGGLAKRMRYTSIFFLIGSLSISAIPPFNGFVSEWLIFQSLLRSYTVDDVTISLLMALALGMLAMTGALVGACFVRMYGSVFLARPRSSEAEKAHEVSVTMILGLALLAVLCTFTGVMSPQLIPLADTACQTVLDVSVASDLVKGLNFYVGGEMISQASPLILALLMGFMIPIIFLAVRYIGSTPLRTQADTWDCGTPLNARNEYTATGHSQPLRRVFNSILREKSEFSFESASSPYMRKRMAFHASIPDIFELKLYRPLAQIITGLAKRASVIQTGSIQRYLAYIFAVLILLLVSLR, from the coding sequence TTGGGAGCGGCCGCATCGCTCATCGCTCTCCTCACCGCGCGGAAGGAATCCTTCGGAGCGAAGCTGGCCTTCGCCTTGCTCACGCTCTCTGCGCTCATGGGCATCCTGACCTCTATAGAGGTACTCATCGCTGACGATCTGGTCCTGGAGATATTGGCTTTCCCCTTCCTGGGGGCTTTCCGAGTGCATATCGACGCCCTCTCCTCCTTCTTCCTGCTTGCCATCTCCATAGTCGGTCTAGCTACATCTCTTTACTCCATCGGGTATGTGCAACATTATTCTGGCCATTATAGCTTGGCCAAGATGGGCTCCCTCCTACCCATTTTTTTCTTGTCTATGTGCTTGGTGGTGGCCGCTGGGGACGTGATTCTATTCTTGGTGGTTTGGGAGTTGATGTCGCTCTCCTCCTATCTTCTGGTGGTGTACGAGCACCGTGACGAAGGCGTCCGTTCCTCTGGCTGGTTATACTTCGTCATGACCCATCTCGGCACCGCTTGCATCGCCGCCTGCCTACTGTTCATCTCTACATCCGCCGGTTCCACGGACTTCCGCAGCATAGCCCTCAGCTCCGGTGAAGGCATTTCAGAGCTAGCGCGCAGTTTAGCCTTCCTCCTAGCACTGGTCGGTTTCGGTACCAAGGCTGGGGTGATACCTCTGCATGTTTGGCTTCCCAAGGCACACCCATCTGCTCCTAGCAACGTCTCCGCTCTGATGTCTGGAGTCATGGTGAAAGTGGCCATCTACATGCTCATCCGTACCACTTTCCAGTTCTTGGGAGTGGCTGAAGGATGGTGGGGGCTTATGCTGTTGCTGCTGGGCAGCGTAACGGCGATGTTAGGCGTACTCTACGCTCTGGCGGAGAGAGACATCAAGCGTTCCTTGGCCTTTTCCACGGTGGAGAATGTGGGCATCATCCTCATCGCATTGGGCACTTCCTTGGTATTCTTTTCCCATGGCCAGGAGAAATTGGCTGCGCTGGCCCTTATAGCCTGCTTGTTGCATGTGCTCTTCCATTCTCTTTTCAAGTCCCTGCTGTTCCTGGGGGCAGGAGCAGTGGTGCAGGCTACATGCACCAAGGACATGGAAAGAATGGGTGGCCTAGCTAAACGCATGCGTTATACCAGCATTTTCTTTTTAATTGGTTCTTTGTCAATCTCGGCCATCCCACCATTCAATGGCTTTGTTAGTGAGTGGCTCATATTCCAATCTCTCCTACGGTCATACACTGTAGATGATGTAACTATCAGCCTCTTGATGGCCTTGGCTCTAGGAATGTTAGCGATGACTGGCGCTTTGGTCGGGGCGTGCTTCGTAAGGATGTATGGCTCTGTTTTCCTCGCTCGGCCGAGAAGCTCAGAGGCTGAAAAGGCGCATGAAGTGTCTGTTACTATGATATTAGGACTGGCCCTATTGGCCGTGTTGTGCACGTTCACCGGGGTGATGAGCCCGCAACTCATCCCGCTAGCAGATACCGCTTGTCAGACGGTTTTGGATGTAAGCGTGGCTAGCGATCTTGTCAAGGGACTTAATTTTTATGTGGGAGGGGAGATGATTTCTCAAGCCTCACCCTTGATTTTGGCCCTTTTGATGGGATTTATGATTCCCATAATATTCTTGGCAGTTCGATACATCGGCTCCACCCCTCTGCGAACACAGGCTGACACCTGGGACTGCGGAACACCTCTGAATGCCAGGAATGAGTACACCGCCACAGGCCATTCCCAGCCATTACGTCGGGTGTTCAATTCTATTCTTAGGGAGAAAAGTGAATTCTCCTTTGAATCAGCATCATCTCCCTACATGCGTAAAAGAATGGCTTTCCATGCGTCGATTCCAGACATATTCGAGCTTAAGCTGTATCGTCCTCTAGCACAGATAATCACAGGGCTCGCCAAAAGGGCTAGCGTGATTCAAACCGGCAGCATTCAGAGATACTTGGCATACATTTTCGCAGTTCTCATACTCCTTCTCGTGAGTCTTAGGTGA
- a CDS encoding NADH-quinone oxidoreductase subunit H has translation MPMLEFLFIFLQTLTLLALAPLIIGVIRKTKAVLQSRKGPPLLQPYYDLIKLFHKGSVISKDASWMTTIAPLACLISMVVAALLVPAFLTTTAGFMGDLIVLVYLFANMRFFMALAALDAGSTFGGMGSSREMMVSALIEPAILLAFFSIALLTGTTSLSIASGLIVDSGAELIGPTLILAFSAFIIALLAENSRIPFDNPATHLELTMTHEGMLLEYSGRDLALMEYASMIKLMLFMTIAWNAFLPWGIATELRMGSLLIGAGLFLLKVFLLAVIIALIESSMAKMRLFRQPSLLAGAFVLAFLAVVSYFVLEAM, from the coding sequence ATGCCTATGCTAGAATTTCTCTTCATATTTTTGCAAACATTGACGCTCTTGGCCCTTGCGCCACTCATCATTGGAGTCATCCGCAAAACTAAGGCGGTGTTACAGAGTCGTAAGGGCCCACCTCTCCTTCAGCCATATTATGATTTGATAAAACTCTTCCACAAAGGCTCAGTAATATCAAAAGACGCTTCTTGGATGACTACCATAGCCCCCTTAGCTTGCCTTATCTCCATGGTGGTGGCTGCCCTCCTGGTCCCAGCATTCCTGACCACTACAGCAGGATTCATGGGGGACCTGATCGTCTTGGTCTATTTGTTCGCTAATATGCGCTTCTTCATGGCCTTGGCGGCTCTTGATGCAGGCTCTACATTTGGAGGAATGGGGAGCAGTAGGGAGATGATGGTCTCCGCCCTCATCGAACCTGCCATATTATTGGCCTTTTTTAGCATCGCTCTGCTCACAGGAACGACTTCGTTATCAATAGCATCTGGCTTGATTGTTGATTCAGGGGCTGAATTGATAGGCCCGACGTTGATTTTGGCCTTCTCCGCCTTCATCATCGCCCTGCTTGCTGAAAATTCTCGCATACCTTTCGACAATCCTGCTACCCACCTCGAGCTAACCATGACGCATGAAGGTATGTTGCTGGAATACTCAGGAAGAGACTTGGCTTTGATGGAGTATGCCAGCATGATCAAGCTCATGTTATTCATGACCATAGCCTGGAACGCCTTCCTCCCTTGGGGAATAGCGACGGAGTTGAGAATGGGCTCATTGCTCATTGGTGCTGGGCTGTTCTTGCTGAAGGTTTTCTTGCTGGCTGTAATAATTGCTCTGATCGAATCTTCAATGGCTAAAATGAGACTGTTCAGGCAGCCCAGCCTTTTGGCAGGAGCCTTTGTGCTGGCCTTTCTCGCTGTAGTTTCCTACTTTGTGCTGGAGGCGATGTGA
- a CDS encoding hydrogenase: protein MAEMAVNAMNGLAAAVLLSAVLLMAIGRMRTLVSAFALQSLSLGLLAAVVGYTTGYMHMFVVAVITIGVKALLIPSILNSVMQRIGVSKEVEPSLRAPSSLLISAGMVVLGYYVAQPLIEKSGSVTAGALAVSLAVVLIGLFIMISRRKAITQVVALLVTENGIFMAAISLGYGMPLIVELGVSFDVLVAVLIMGVLVFRINQTFDSLDTSFLRRLRD from the coding sequence ATGGCTGAAATGGCTGTGAATGCAATGAATGGTCTGGCGGCCGCTGTACTACTCTCTGCTGTGCTACTGATGGCCATTGGCCGCATGCGCACTCTGGTATCGGCCTTTGCCCTGCAATCGCTCTCCCTTGGCCTATTGGCCGCTGTGGTCGGTTATACCACCGGCTATATGCACATGTTTGTGGTGGCGGTCATAACTATTGGAGTGAAAGCGCTCCTGATTCCCAGCATCCTGAACTCAGTCATGCAGCGTATCGGGGTATCAAAGGAGGTTGAGCCATCCCTGAGAGCCCCCTCATCATTGCTCATCTCAGCTGGAATGGTGGTGCTTGGATATTACGTGGCGCAACCACTCATAGAGAAAAGTGGCAGCGTGACCGCTGGCGCCTTGGCCGTTTCCTTGGCTGTGGTGCTTATCGGCCTCTTCATCATGATTTCGCGTAGGAAAGCGATAACTCAGGTAGTGGCATTGTTGGTGACGGAGAACGGTATATTCATGGCGGCCATATCTCTTGGCTATGGCATGCCTTTGATCGTGGAGTTAGGCGTGTCGTTCGATGTTCTGGTGGCAGTGTTGATCATGGGCGTACTCGTTTTCCGCATCAATCAGACCTTCGATAGCCTTGACACGTCCTTCTTGAGGAGGTTGAGAGATTGA
- a CDS encoding hydrogenase 4 subunit F: MLQTLLVIPAVTALACFLLRSPRKVEWASTAGASILAVYSGFLAWMVFERGSLYSEMLYLDSFGAFVLIITAIMILASSLYSIAYLRHEINGGKVAEGRLRYYYSLLHVFIFTLILVCISDNLGLLWIAIEATTLASAFLVGFYNTEGSLEAAWKYIMVCSVGIALALLGTILLYAASVQRLGESTGSLNWSTIFSMADQLDPTLVKLSFIFVLIGYGTKVGLAPMHTWLPDAYSQAPIPTAILSGALSNCALYAILRFHMVTSEVIDPSFSGSLLMIFGLLSLAVASVFIILVRDYRRLLAYSSVEHMGIIALAFGFGGTLGIMGGLLHMLNHSLIKSTLFLGAGQVYLRVKTKLIEEVKGLSGLMPYTSVIWATAFLAIIGCPPFGIFISELTILYAGFQVGEFLPIAFYLFFLAIIFAAVLHHLSGMVMGAPCDSGCKGESGRASLALMIILLAAALLLGTYMPSQLNDILMDIARLFPGGNV, from the coding sequence ATGCTTCAAACCCTACTAGTCATACCTGCTGTCACTGCTTTGGCCTGCTTCCTCCTGCGTTCTCCGCGTAAGGTAGAATGGGCAAGTACTGCGGGCGCTTCCATACTGGCGGTCTACTCAGGGTTCTTGGCCTGGATGGTATTCGAACGTGGTAGCCTTTACTCGGAAATGCTCTATCTAGATTCCTTCGGCGCCTTCGTCCTGATTATAACCGCGATAATGATCTTGGCATCCTCCCTATACTCGATAGCATACCTGCGTCACGAGATTAATGGGGGAAAGGTAGCGGAAGGCCGTCTGCGTTATTACTATTCACTTCTGCATGTATTCATCTTTACCCTTATTCTGGTGTGCATTTCGGACAATCTGGGTCTGTTGTGGATAGCCATTGAGGCCACTACCCTGGCATCCGCATTTCTAGTAGGCTTTTACAATACGGAAGGGTCTTTAGAAGCGGCATGGAAGTATATCATGGTATGTTCTGTGGGAATAGCTCTAGCCCTCCTTGGTACCATACTTCTCTATGCCGCTTCTGTGCAGAGGTTAGGCGAGTCAACAGGATCCCTAAACTGGTCAACCATATTCTCTATGGCGGATCAGCTCGATCCCACCTTGGTCAAACTTTCCTTCATCTTCGTCTTGATAGGGTATGGCACCAAGGTGGGCCTTGCCCCCATGCATACTTGGCTTCCTGATGCTTATTCTCAAGCTCCCATACCGACAGCTATTCTCTCGGGCGCGCTCTCCAACTGCGCCTTGTATGCCATCTTGCGTTTTCATATGGTGACATCCGAGGTCATAGATCCTTCCTTTTCCGGAAGCCTCCTGATGATCTTTGGCCTTCTCTCCTTGGCCGTAGCCTCGGTGTTCATAATTCTGGTGAGGGATTACCGACGCCTTCTAGCGTACAGCAGCGTGGAGCACATGGGCATAATCGCGCTAGCCTTCGGCTTCGGAGGTACCCTAGGCATAATGGGAGGGTTATTGCATATGCTCAATCACTCCCTTATCAAAAGCACCTTATTCCTAGGTGCAGGGCAGGTCTATTTGAGGGTGAAAACCAAGCTGATTGAGGAGGTGAAGGGCCTATCAGGCCTCATGCCATACACCTCTGTCATTTGGGCTACGGCCTTCTTGGCAATTATAGGTTGCCCCCCCTTTGGAATTTTTATAAGCGAGCTAACAATACTCTACGCTGGCTTCCAAGTGGGAGAATTCCTTCCCATCGCTTTCTACCTCTTCTTCCTGGCTATCATATTCGCTGCAGTTTTGCACCATCTTAGCGGGATGGTCATGGGTGCTCCATGTGATTCAGGCTGCAAGGGTGAGTCAGGCCGAGCTAGCCTAGCGCTAATGATCATTCTTCTGGCTGCGGCCTTGCTGCTAGGCACGTACATGCCTTCACAGCTGAACGATATCCTGATGGATATTGCTAGACTATTCCCAGGGGGTAATGTATGA
- a CDS encoding NADH-quinone oxidoreductase subunit C, whose protein sequence is MTERRMIDILSSMPPELSEAVISRKVKGNEIWMEIPSSLLPPVASHIKNLWGAHLVTFHAVDNRALTGDFKLIVLMALSGEDDFVVLLTSVDPAFPQYPSLTPQIPCAEWYEREIMDLMGLRASGHPELKPLVLWDDWPEGIYPLRKDFDPAQIIPQEPHAYPYRRVEGSGVFEIPVGPVHAGVIEPGHFRFSVAGEPILNLEVRLGYVHRGVEKLSESTPYAKGVMLAERISGDNGFAHSLAYCQAVESLGGAQVPERALYLRTAYAELERIYNLLGDIGGIALDVAFNVAAQHAYILRERCMELNDFITGNRFLRGVNRLGGVWIDIPSDKISKILAQLVRFKLDIKEFSSLMLRSQSVLDRLETTGRIPLEVAKELELVGPVARASGLDRDVRRDHPYAAYRHLSFRVPLRREGDVNARLCVKLEELQESISLVEQALGSLPSGEITCSSFEVPEGRTAMSLVESPRGELVHWLISGKGGRPFRHKVRDASFHNWRAIEVAVQGEIVPDFPLINKSLNLSYAGNDL, encoded by the coding sequence ATGACCGAAAGGCGAATGATTGACATCCTGAGCTCAATGCCTCCCGAGCTCTCTGAAGCGGTCATTTCCCGTAAGGTCAAAGGTAACGAGATTTGGATGGAGATTCCTTCTTCACTTCTTCCCCCGGTGGCATCGCACATTAAGAATCTCTGGGGGGCGCATTTAGTTACATTCCACGCTGTGGATAATCGCGCGTTGACTGGCGACTTCAAGCTCATCGTGTTGATGGCGCTCAGCGGAGAAGACGACTTTGTCGTCTTACTTACCAGCGTGGATCCCGCTTTTCCCCAGTACCCTTCATTGACACCGCAGATACCATGTGCAGAGTGGTATGAGAGGGAGATAATGGACCTAATGGGCCTTAGGGCCAGTGGTCATCCAGAACTGAAACCGTTAGTGCTGTGGGACGATTGGCCTGAGGGCATCTATCCATTGCGAAAAGATTTCGATCCTGCCCAAATAATCCCACAGGAGCCTCACGCCTACCCTTATCGTCGAGTGGAAGGGTCCGGCGTCTTTGAAATACCCGTGGGCCCTGTTCACGCTGGGGTCATCGAACCGGGTCATTTCCGTTTCAGCGTCGCCGGCGAGCCGATACTGAATTTGGAGGTACGCTTGGGATACGTGCATAGAGGGGTAGAGAAACTTTCAGAGAGCACCCCTTATGCTAAGGGAGTCATGCTAGCGGAGAGGATATCTGGAGATAACGGTTTTGCCCATTCATTGGCTTATTGCCAAGCGGTAGAGTCGTTGGGGGGTGCACAGGTTCCCGAAAGAGCACTCTACCTACGAACGGCGTATGCCGAGCTGGAGCGCATTTACAATCTCCTTGGGGATATAGGTGGGATCGCATTGGATGTGGCCTTTAATGTCGCGGCTCAACACGCTTACATTCTAAGGGAGAGGTGCATGGAGCTTAATGATTTCATAACCGGTAACCGTTTCTTGAGAGGGGTGAACCGTCTAGGGGGAGTTTGGATCGATATCCCCTCAGACAAGATTTCAAAGATCCTCGCACAGTTGGTGCGATTCAAGCTGGACATCAAGGAATTCTCATCTTTGATGTTGCGCTCGCAATCCGTACTGGATCGCTTGGAAACGACAGGAAGGATCCCTCTCGAGGTCGCCAAGGAATTAGAGTTGGTAGGGCCTGTAGCCAGGGCATCAGGGCTGGATAGGGATGTGCGGCGCGATCATCCATACGCAGCGTACCGGCATCTCAGCTTCCGTGTGCCTCTACGCCGCGAAGGTGACGTGAACGCCCGTCTTTGTGTGAAGCTAGAGGAGCTTCAAGAGAGCATTAGCTTGGTGGAGCAGGCTCTGGGCTCTTTACCTAGCGGAGAAATTACTTGCTCTTCCTTCGAGGTACCAGAAGGGCGCACGGCCATGAGCTTGGTGGAATCGCCGAGGGGTGAATTGGTGCATTGGCTGATATCAGGAAAAGGAGGCAGGCCCTTCCGACATAAGGTGAGAGATGCCTCCTTCCACAATTGGAGAGCGATAGAAGTAGCAGTCCAAGGTGAGATAGTTCCAGACTTCCCTTTGATCAACAAATCCCTGAACCTTTCCTATGCTGGTAACGATCTGTGA
- the nuoB gene encoding NADH-quinone oxidoreductase subunit NuoB: MLDIIRKGVLRKGIVTSDYPQEGTPRYAARLGFPKLRTDLCKAHHVCFRSCPTNAIQEREGEIKVDLGLCIFCAQCARSCPEGAWTMSPEIELAKRSRSDLLSSSSIENKSIQELGKSLDAMIGKVFGRSLAIREVDTGSCNACEVEVNALSNAVHDIERFGMHIVASPRHADLLLVTGPVTRNMERALMQTYKATPEPKLVVAVGACACSGGIFRESYAVRGGVDRMLPVDVYIPGCPPRPEAMIYGLMLAVGKLNDKSR, encoded by the coding sequence TTGCTAGATATAATTAGGAAAGGGGTGCTGCGCAAAGGTATAGTGACATCTGATTACCCTCAGGAAGGCACCCCGCGGTATGCAGCTCGTCTAGGTTTTCCAAAACTGAGGACAGACCTATGCAAAGCTCATCATGTTTGTTTTCGTTCTTGTCCCACAAATGCTATCCAGGAGAGAGAAGGCGAGATAAAGGTGGATCTCGGGCTCTGTATTTTTTGTGCCCAATGTGCCCGTTCCTGTCCAGAGGGGGCCTGGACAATGAGTCCGGAAATCGAATTGGCAAAACGATCCAGGTCTGATTTGTTATCTTCCTCTTCTATTGAAAATAAGAGTATCCAGGAGTTGGGTAAGAGCCTTGATGCCATGATTGGGAAGGTATTTGGCCGCTCTTTGGCGATTCGTGAGGTGGATACAGGATCCTGCAACGCTTGTGAGGTAGAGGTCAACGCCTTGTCCAACGCCGTGCATGATATAGAGCGCTTCGGCATGCACATCGTAGCCAGTCCCAGGCATGCTGACCTCCTTCTAGTCACTGGTCCAGTTACCCGCAACATGGAGAGAGCCTTAATGCAGACTTACAAAGCCACTCCGGAGCCTAAGCTGGTTGTGGCTGTGGGGGCTTGCGCCTGCTCTGGAGGCATCTTCAGAGAGAGCTACGCCGTTAGAGGAGGGGTGGATCGGATGCTCCCTGTGGATGTTTACATTCCAGGTTGCCCTCCTAGACCAGAGGCGATGATATACGGCCTGATGCTAGCTGTGGGCAAATTGAATGATAAGAGTCGCTAA
- a CDS encoding 2'-5' RNA ligase family protein, producing the protein MRYAIVLYLDEKSETRLCHLQEKMVQEGLSAVLPESQRWRPHLTLIKLGGVEDEPLLLDLLRRYAYERAPLGLRMESLGVFLDLREIFLAPAPTSALLKDHEDLYDRADRQQMSAERRYSPDCWTPHVTIVDGVARERLGRAVQIASENLELPMVARVISIGVLRISQDSSRIEKVREFDWGR; encoded by the coding sequence ATGCGCTACGCCATCGTCCTTTATCTGGATGAGAAGAGCGAGACAAGGCTGTGCCATTTACAAGAAAAAATGGTGCAAGAGGGTTTGTCTGCTGTTCTACCTGAGTCACAAAGATGGCGTCCTCACTTGACGCTTATTAAGCTAGGGGGAGTGGAGGACGAACCCCTCTTGTTAGACCTGTTGCGCCGCTATGCCTATGAAAGGGCCCCCCTCGGACTCAGAATGGAATCTTTGGGCGTCTTTCTGGACTTGAGAGAGATATTCCTAGCTCCCGCTCCCACTTCTGCACTTCTCAAGGACCACGAAGACCTCTATGATCGAGCGGACCGTCAGCAAATGTCCGCTGAGCGCCGCTACTCACCTGATTGCTGGACGCCACATGTAACCATTGTGGATGGTGTGGCACGAGAGCGTTTAGGCAGAGCTGTGCAAATTGCTTCGGAGAATTTAGAGCTACCCATGGTGGCACGAGTGATATCAATAGGAGTATTGAGAATCTCGCAAGATAGTTCCAGGATAGAAAAAGTTAGGGAGTTTGACTGGGGCAGATGA
- a CDS encoding universal stress protein: protein MNILLATDGKPHSEKAVRYALDYASLRKANLFIVHVVSPRAEDDKERLIKHGMSLLEELKSRAAKEGVSVTTMLEAGNPYEAILEAAERVKAEAIIVGTSGKTAIDRVLIGSVSEYIVRNSKCTVIVVK, encoded by the coding sequence ATGAATATATTGCTGGCGACCGATGGAAAGCCACATTCTGAAAAGGCTGTGCGTTATGCCTTGGATTACGCCTCCCTAAGGAAGGCGAACCTATTCATAGTCCATGTTGTAAGCCCAAGGGCTGAGGATGACAAAGAGCGGCTCATAAAGCACGGTATGAGTCTATTGGAAGAGCTCAAGAGTAGAGCAGCTAAGGAAGGTGTTTCTGTGACTACCATGTTGGAAGCAGGGAACCCCTACGAAGCCATACTTGAGGCTGCTGAACGAGTAAAGGCAGAGGCTATAATTGTTGGCACGTCAGGAAAAACTGCTATCGATAGAGTTCTCATCGGTTCCGTGTCCGAATATATCGTGCGCAACTCGAAGTGCACGGTAATCGTCGTGAAATAA